Proteins from a genomic interval of Clostridium sp. AN503:
- a CDS encoding YhcH/YjgK/YiaL family protein, producing the protein MIYTDREHLARYRGISESLDTALDYLMEHGTDGLMPGRNEVDGDEVFINRFHYTTMPQEEAAFEAHEVYADIHLVVEGREYIGVTPLNRLQITKVDQESDNIECGGEVELLLPMEPGKVLVVFPEDAHMVKIADGSPSHVEKAVVKVRM; encoded by the coding sequence GTGATCTACACAGACAGGGAGCATCTGGCCCGCTACAGAGGGATATCGGAAAGCCTTGACACAGCGCTTGACTATCTGATGGAGCATGGCACGGATGGCCTGATGCCGGGCCGCAATGAGGTGGACGGCGATGAGGTATTTATCAACCGTTTCCACTATACCACCATGCCTCAGGAGGAAGCGGCTTTCGAGGCCCATGAGGTTTATGCAGACATCCATCTGGTGGTGGAAGGCAGAGAGTATATCGGCGTAACGCCCCTAAACCGCCTTCAGATCACGAAGGTGGATCAGGAGAGTGACAACATCGAGTGCGGCGGGGAGGTGGAGCTTCTCCTTCCCATGGAACCGGGAAAGGTGCTGGTCGTATTTCCGGAGGACGCCCATATGGTGAAGATTGCAGACGGCAGTCCGTCCCATGTGGAAAAGGCAGTTGTTAAGGTACGCATGTAG